A region from the Nesterenkonia lacusekhoensis genome encodes:
- the ilvD gene encoding dihydroxy-acid dehydratase, with protein MAESTPESTAPFTPPTPVTGPSSPEKPRSWQVTDGYTRAPARGMLRAVGMGDDDWSKAQIGIASSWNEITPCNLSLDRLAKASKEGVHAGGGYPLEFGTISVSDGISMGHEGMHYSLVSREVIADSVETVMEAERLDGSILLAGCDKSLPGMLMAAARLNLSSVFLYAGSIMPGTARFSDGSEKEVTLIDAFEAVGACARGTMSEADLGVIERAICPGEGACGGMYTANTMACIGEALGMSLPGSAAPPSADRRRDYYAHKAGEAVVELLRKGITSGDILTKKAFENAIAVTMAFGGSTNAVLHLLAIAREAGVDLQLEDFNRIADQVPHLGDLKPFGQHVMADVDKVGGVPVVMRALLDAGLIHGDALTVTGKTVAENLEAINPPDIDGTIIRSLNSPMHRNGGIAVLHGSLAPEGAVVKSAGFDADVFEGTARVFEREQAALKALEENRIQPGDVVVIRYEGPKGGPGMREMLAITGAIKGAGLGKDVLLITDGRFSGGTTGLCIGHIAPEAVDGGPIAYIADGDPIRVDIAGRSIELLVEETVLQARRQTPDWKPLPPYVTTGVLGKYAKLVRSAAEGAYCG; from the coding sequence ATGGCCGAGAGCACCCCAGAGTCCACAGCACCGTTCACCCCTCCCACCCCTGTCACCGGGCCCTCCTCGCCGGAGAAGCCGCGCAGCTGGCAGGTGACCGACGGCTACACCCGGGCACCGGCCCGCGGCATGCTGCGAGCCGTCGGCATGGGCGACGACGACTGGTCCAAGGCCCAGATCGGCATCGCCAGCTCCTGGAACGAGATCACGCCCTGCAATCTCTCCCTGGATCGCCTGGCCAAGGCGTCCAAGGAGGGTGTGCACGCCGGCGGGGGATACCCGCTGGAGTTCGGCACGATCTCTGTCTCCGACGGCATCTCCATGGGTCATGAGGGCATGCACTATTCCCTGGTCTCCCGAGAGGTCATCGCCGACTCGGTGGAGACCGTCATGGAGGCCGAGCGCCTGGACGGCTCCATCCTGCTGGCCGGCTGTGACAAGTCCCTGCCGGGGATGCTGATGGCCGCGGCCCGGCTGAACCTCTCCAGCGTCTTCCTCTACGCCGGCTCCATCATGCCCGGCACCGCCCGCTTCTCCGACGGCTCGGAGAAGGAGGTCACCCTCATCGACGCCTTCGAGGCCGTGGGCGCCTGCGCCCGAGGCACGATGAGTGAGGCCGATCTGGGCGTCATCGAACGCGCCATCTGCCCCGGCGAGGGCGCCTGCGGCGGGATGTACACCGCCAACACCATGGCCTGCATCGGTGAGGCCCTGGGCATGTCGCTGCCCGGCTCGGCCGCGCCGCCCTCGGCTGACCGGCGCCGCGACTACTACGCCCACAAGGCCGGCGAGGCCGTGGTGGAGCTGCTGCGCAAGGGCATCACCAGCGGAGACATCCTGACCAAGAAGGCCTTCGAGAACGCCATCGCGGTGACCATGGCCTTCGGCGGCTCCACCAACGCAGTCCTGCATCTGCTCGCCATCGCCCGCGAGGCCGGAGTGGACCTGCAGCTCGAGGACTTCAACCGCATCGCCGATCAGGTTCCGCACCTCGGCGACCTCAAGCCATTCGGTCAGCACGTCATGGCCGATGTGGATAAGGTCGGGGGAGTGCCGGTGGTCATGCGCGCGCTGCTGGACGCGGGACTCATCCACGGCGACGCGCTGACCGTGACCGGCAAGACGGTGGCGGAGAACCTGGAGGCCATCAACCCGCCGGACATCGACGGCACCATCATCCGCAGCCTGAACAGCCCCATGCACCGCAACGGCGGCATCGCCGTGCTGCACGGTTCGCTGGCCCCCGAGGGAGCCGTGGTGAAGTCCGCCGGCTTCGACGCCGACGTCTTCGAGGGCACCGCCCGGGTCTTTGAGCGGGAGCAGGCTGCGCTGAAGGCTCTGGAGGAGAACAGGATCCAGCCCGGCGACGTCGTGGTCATCCGCTATGAGGGCCCCAAGGGTGGGCCAGGGATGCGCGAGATGCTGGCCATCACCGGTGCCATCAAGGGCGCGGGCCTGGGCAAGGATGTCCTGCTGATCACCGATGGCCGCTTCTCGGGCGGGACCACAGGACTGTGCATCGGGCATATCGCCCCTGAGGCTGTGGACGGCGGCCCCATCGCCTACATCGCCGACGGAGACCCCATCCGGGTGGACATCGCCGGACGCAGCATCGAGCTGCTGGTGGAGGAGACCGTGCTCCAGGCCCGGCGTCAGACCCCGGACTGGAAGCCCCTGCCGCCGTATGTCACCACCGGCGTGCTGGGCAAATACGCCAAGCTGGTCCGCTCGGCCGCAGAGGGCGCCTACTGCGGCTGA
- a CDS encoding ANTAR domain-containing response regulator, producing MTEDQQEAPASEDAVPEGEAPQGRRVLVAEDETLIRLDIVEILTGAGYEVVGEADNGEKAVELARETTPDLVVMDVKMPVMDGITAAKAIAEERIAPVVMLTAFSQRDLVESAREAGAMAYVVKPFSENDLIPAIEVAAARFDEIRALEEEVTSLADKFETRKLVDRAKSVLTTKMGLSEPEAFRWIQKTSMDRRLSMREVAETVIDQMG from the coding sequence GTGACCGAAGACCAGCAGGAAGCTCCGGCTTCCGAAGACGCCGTCCCTGAGGGCGAGGCACCGCAGGGCCGCCGGGTCCTCGTCGCCGAGGACGAGACGCTGATCCGCCTCGACATCGTCGAGATCCTCACCGGCGCCGGATACGAGGTCGTCGGGGAGGCGGACAACGGGGAGAAGGCGGTGGAGCTCGCTCGCGAGACCACGCCGGACCTGGTGGTCATGGACGTGAAGATGCCTGTCATGGACGGCATCACAGCTGCCAAGGCCATCGCCGAGGAGCGGATCGCTCCGGTGGTCATGCTCACCGCATTCTCCCAGCGCGACCTGGTGGAATCGGCTCGCGAGGCCGGAGCGATGGCCTATGTGGTCAAGCCCTTCAGCGAGAACGATCTGATCCCGGCCATCGAGGTGGCCGCGGCCCGTTTCGACGAGATCCGAGCGCTGGAGGAGGAGGTCACCTCCCTGGCCGATAAGTTCGAGACCCGCAAGCTGGTGGACCGTGCCAAATCGGTGCTGACCACCAAGATGGGGCTCTCCGAGCCGGAGGCCTTCCGCTGGATCCAGAAGACCTCGATGGATCGGCGTCTCTCTATGCGAGAAGTTGCGGAGACTGTCATCGACCAGATGGGCTGA
- the pyk gene encoding pyruvate kinase encodes MRHAKIVATFGPATAGYETTRQLIEAGVDVARVNMSHGDYTVHEATYNAVREVSKDLRKAVALFADLQGPKIRLGRFEDDAKHELAVGDRFTITTEDIRGTKERCSTTLKTLTQDVAPGDTLLIDDGKVSLRALEVTDTEVITEVVVPGPVSNNKGINLPGVAVSVPALSEKDEEDLRWALRTGFDMIALSFVRDAADIEAVHRIMDEEGRRVPVIAKIEKPQAVDALQDIVDAFDAIMVARGDLGVELPLEEVPVVQKRAVELARRWAKPVIVATQVLESMIDNPRPTRAEASDCANAVLDGADAVMLSGETSVGKYPVRTVETMSNIIRTTEDKGLERIPQLGTRPKTRGGAITRAANEIAETLDIDYLATFTRSGDSARRLSRLRPKQPVFAFTHVEHTHNSLCLSWGVQPRWVEFAGHTDEMTAQVDKQLLEEGIAQPNDLVVIAAGSPPGQAGTTNMLKVHRIGDLPEHQDIESLRRGDVPPPNKEPVGPWPAQSASSAR; translated from the coding sequence ATGAGACACGCCAAGATCGTCGCGACCTTCGGGCCGGCAACTGCCGGCTATGAGACTACCCGCCAGCTCATCGAAGCCGGCGTCGACGTCGCACGGGTGAATATGAGCCACGGCGACTACACCGTCCACGAGGCGACCTACAACGCGGTGCGCGAGGTCTCCAAGGACCTGCGCAAGGCCGTGGCGCTCTTCGCTGACCTGCAGGGTCCGAAGATCCGTCTGGGCCGCTTCGAAGACGACGCCAAGCACGAGTTGGCGGTCGGCGACCGGTTCACCATCACCACGGAGGACATCAGGGGGACCAAGGAGCGCTGCTCCACGACCCTGAAGACCCTCACCCAGGACGTCGCCCCCGGCGACACCCTGCTCATCGACGACGGCAAGGTCTCCCTGCGTGCCCTGGAGGTCACGGACACCGAGGTGATCACTGAGGTGGTCGTACCCGGTCCGGTCTCCAACAACAAGGGGATCAACCTGCCCGGCGTCGCCGTCTCCGTGCCCGCGCTCTCGGAGAAGGATGAGGAGGATCTGCGCTGGGCCCTGCGCACCGGCTTCGACATGATCGCGCTGAGCTTCGTGCGCGATGCCGCCGACATCGAGGCCGTCCACCGCATCATGGATGAGGAGGGCCGTCGCGTCCCCGTCATCGCAAAGATCGAGAAGCCCCAGGCGGTGGACGCGCTGCAGGACATCGTGGACGCCTTCGACGCCATCATGGTCGCCCGCGGCGATCTGGGTGTGGAGCTTCCGCTGGAGGAGGTCCCGGTGGTGCAGAAGCGCGCCGTGGAGCTCGCCCGCCGCTGGGCCAAGCCGGTCATCGTGGCGACCCAGGTCCTGGAGTCGATGATCGACAACCCGCGTCCCACCCGTGCGGAGGCCTCCGACTGCGCCAACGCAGTCCTCGACGGCGCCGATGCGGTCATGCTCTCGGGGGAGACCTCAGTGGGCAAGTATCCGGTGCGCACTGTGGAGACGATGTCGAACATCATCCGGACCACGGAGGACAAGGGCCTGGAGCGCATCCCGCAGCTGGGCACCCGTCCCAAGACCCGCGGCGGTGCGATCACCCGGGCGGCCAACGAGATCGCCGAGACCCTCGACATCGACTACCTGGCCACGTTCACCCGGTCGGGCGACTCGGCCCGGCGGCTGTCCCGACTGCGCCCGAAGCAGCCGGTCTTCGCCTTCACCCACGTGGAGCACACCCATAACAGCCTCTGCCTGAGCTGGGGTGTGCAGCCCCGCTGGGTGGAGTTCGCCGGTCACACCGACGAGATGACCGCCCAGGTGGACAAGCAGCTGCTCGAGGAGGGCATCGCTCAGCCGAACGATCTGGTGGTCATCGCCGCCGGGTCGCCTCCCGGCCAGGCCGGCACCACGAATATGCTCAAGGTCCACCGCATCGGCGACCTGCCCGAGCATCAGGACATCGAGTCGCTGCGTCGCGGCGATGTGCCGCCTCCGAACAAGGAGCCGGTGGGTCCCTGGCCGGCGCAGAGCGCCTCCAGCGCTCGGTAG
- a CDS encoding glutamate synthase subunit beta, with protein MADPRGFLKHRERQSRPSRPVPVRIMDFNEVYERNERGLVQTQASRCMDCGVPFCHTGCPLGNLIPEWNDLIWRDQWEEASSRLHMTNNFPEFTGRVCPAPCETSCVLGINQPAVTIKQSEVEIADEAISRGYVEPVLPQRLTGKTVAVVGSGPAGLAAAQQLTRAGHTVAVYERDDRLGGLLRYGIPDFKMEKQHVDFRIDQMQAEGTRFYTSTEIGTDITWDSLRESYDAVIVATGAMVPRDLPVPGRGLTGVHFAMEYLVQSNKAVAGDEVPDQIHAQDKHVVILGGGDTGADCIGTAHRHGAKSVTTLAIGKELPTERPGHEPWPMDPRVFEVSSAHEEGGEVQWLASTVEFLGDENGNVRALKVAETQYNADGSRTPKPGTEKEIPADLVLLALGFTGAEQNTLSPQLDVEFAKRGNIERAEDYQTNVEGVFTVGDAGRGASLVVWAIAEGRAAAKEVDEFLEGSSRLPAPVKPSDQPISLSA; from the coding sequence GTGGCTGATCCGCGCGGCTTTCTGAAACATCGTGAGCGGCAGAGCCGGCCCTCACGCCCGGTGCCGGTGCGCATCATGGACTTCAACGAGGTCTATGAGCGCAACGAGCGTGGTCTGGTCCAGACCCAGGCCAGCCGCTGCATGGACTGCGGCGTCCCGTTCTGCCACACCGGCTGCCCGCTGGGGAACCTGATCCCGGAGTGGAACGACCTGATCTGGCGGGACCAGTGGGAGGAGGCCTCCTCCCGGCTGCATATGACCAACAACTTCCCGGAGTTCACCGGGCGGGTCTGCCCCGCTCCGTGCGAGACCTCCTGCGTGCTGGGCATCAACCAGCCGGCGGTGACCATCAAGCAGTCGGAGGTGGAGATCGCCGATGAGGCCATCTCCCGCGGCTATGTGGAACCGGTCCTGCCTCAGCGCCTGACCGGCAAGACGGTGGCAGTGGTGGGCTCGGGCCCGGCCGGACTTGCCGCCGCCCAGCAGCTGACCCGCGCCGGGCACACGGTCGCGGTCTACGAGCGCGACGACCGCCTGGGCGGCCTGCTGCGCTACGGCATCCCGGACTTCAAGATGGAGAAGCAGCACGTCGACTTCCGCATCGACCAGATGCAGGCAGAGGGCACCCGCTTCTACACCTCCACCGAGATCGGGACCGACATCACCTGGGACTCCCTGCGGGAGAGCTACGACGCCGTGATCGTGGCCACCGGCGCCATGGTTCCGCGGGATCTGCCGGTGCCGGGCCGCGGCCTGACCGGTGTGCACTTCGCCATGGAGTACCTGGTGCAGTCCAATAAGGCGGTGGCCGGAGACGAGGTCCCTGACCAGATCCACGCCCAGGACAAGCATGTGGTCATCCTGGGCGGCGGCGACACCGGCGCTGACTGCATCGGCACCGCTCACCGCCACGGGGCGAAGTCGGTCACCACACTGGCCATCGGCAAGGAGCTGCCCACCGAACGTCCTGGGCATGAGCCCTGGCCCATGGACCCGCGGGTCTTCGAGGTCTCCAGCGCCCATGAGGAGGGCGGCGAGGTCCAGTGGCTGGCCTCCACCGTGGAGTTCCTGGGCGACGAGAACGGCAACGTGCGCGCGCTGAAGGTCGCTGAGACCCAGTACAACGCGGACGGGTCCCGCACGCCCAAGCCGGGCACGGAGAAGGAGATCCCCGCGGATCTGGTCCTGCTGGCTCTGGGCTTCACCGGTGCCGAGCAGAACACGTTGAGCCCTCAGCTGGACGTGGAGTTCGCCAAGCGCGGCAACATCGAGCGTGCCGAGGACTATCAGACCAATGTCGAGGGAGTCTTCACCGTCGGCGACGCCGGCCGTGGAGCATCCCTGGTGGTCTGGGCTATCGCTGAGGGTCGGGCCGCGGCGAAGGAGGTCGACGAGTTCCTCGAAGGTTCCTCCCGCCTTCCTGCTCCGGTCAAGCCCAGCGACCAACCCATATCCCTGTCTGCTTGA
- the gltB gene encoding glutamate synthase large subunit: MSISTSEAAGLSAETPGDRVISPFVRFAAYPEKAGLYDPANEHENCGMAAIATLRGEPGHDIVDHALVALRNLEHRGAVGGDVGTGDGAGLLTQIPDEFFRAVVDFDLPAAGEYAAGTAFLPQSAAEREQMASALEDMVREQGLKVLGWREVPIDSSMIGTLAKESMPHFRQLFLALADEDSPEFQDSASGSLDQRAWRLRKRAQNRLGVYFPSLSSKTITYKGMLTTAQLEPFFPDLSDERFKTTLGIVHSRFSTNTFPSWPLAQPMRNIAHNGEINTVKGNRNWMRARQSMMSSELLGEDPEYLFPICTPGASDSASFDEAAELLMLSGRPLSQAMRMMIPEAWENHSTMDPNLRAFYRYHSMLMEAWDGPAAIAFSDGRQVGAVLDRNGLRPARYWVTDDGLVVLSSEVGVIDIEPSTVVRKGRVAPGMMFLLDTVEGRIIEDDEVKSDFASAQPWQEWVDQNLIDLKELPERLHVRHPTDSVRLRQQTFGYTHEELKVLIGPMASTGAEPLGAMGTDTPIAVLADRPRLLFDYFIQSFAQVTNPPLDAIREELVTSLGLHIGPNGNLLTDEQVKSKQVALDFPVIDNDQLAKIANIRNDEGQKIATKIRGLYRVGSSEEEFRQRIREICEKVSAAVNRGVSYIVISDRDSNAQWAPIPSMLLLSAIHHHLLKSANRTRASLIVEAGDVREVHHVACLIGYGAAAVNPYLAMETAEDMVRRGEISNVSESQAVHNLLTALGKGVLKIMSKMGISTVASYCGAQTFEAVGLAQHVVDQYFSGTHSPMSGVGLEVLTKEIQERHAKAYPPDGNDLGRGDELEVGGEYQWRREGPPHLFNPETVFKLQHSTKSRRYDIFKQYTRAVDDQSEALMTLRGLLKFKAKRDPIPISEVEPVSEIVKRFNTGAMSYGSISQEAHETLAVAMNRLGARSNTGEGGEHPARLVDPERRSAIKQIASGRFGVTSQYLTHADDLQIKMAQGAKPGEGGQLMGKKVYPWVAETRHSTPGVSLVSPPPHHDIYSIEDLAQLIYDLKRSNTDARVHVKLVALNGVGTVAAGVTKAKADVVLISGHDGGTGASPLNSLKHAGAPWELGLAEAQQTLMLNGLRERVTVQVDGQLKTGRDVVIAALLGAEEYGFATAPLVVSGCIMMRVCHLDTCPVGVATQNPTLRERYTGKADHVVNFFEFVAQEVREYLAELGFRSLDEAIGHIDSLDMDDARRHWKTEGLDLDSVVGGYDPEDPVTSQMLRRTAGQDHELEKHFDMALIEQAQTAIRQGQPVHLESKVINTDRSVGTMLGHEVTKAQGLSTLENNTITVDLHGEAGQSLGAFLPHGVTLRLSGDANDYVGKGLSGGRIVVHPDDSAPLVAEDNVIAGNVLGYGATSGEMFLRGQVGERFLVRNSGATAVVEGIGDHGCEYMTGGQTLIIGPTGRNFGAGMSGGTAFVLDFEEQKLNAQARVKGDLLLLTPDEEDRQIVMDLLRRHIEETGSAVAERLLADPDDTFSRITKVLPRDYDAVLRARSEALDEGIDPDGDEAWQKILEVTRG; the protein is encoded by the coding sequence ATGTCCATTTCCACATCGGAAGCCGCTGGTCTGAGCGCAGAGACACCAGGGGATCGCGTCATCAGCCCCTTTGTGCGCTTTGCCGCCTATCCCGAGAAGGCGGGTCTCTATGACCCGGCCAATGAGCACGAGAACTGCGGCATGGCCGCCATCGCCACGCTGCGCGGTGAGCCGGGCCACGACATCGTGGACCACGCATTGGTCGCGCTGCGCAATCTCGAGCACCGAGGAGCTGTGGGCGGTGACGTCGGCACTGGTGACGGTGCCGGCCTGCTGACCCAGATCCCCGACGAGTTCTTCCGCGCTGTGGTGGACTTCGATCTGCCCGCAGCAGGGGAGTACGCCGCCGGAACCGCTTTCCTGCCTCAGTCCGCCGCTGAGCGCGAGCAGATGGCCTCCGCCCTGGAGGACATGGTCCGTGAGCAGGGCCTGAAGGTCCTGGGGTGGCGAGAGGTCCCCATCGACTCCTCGATGATCGGCACTCTGGCCAAGGAGTCCATGCCGCACTTCCGCCAGCTTTTCCTGGCACTGGCCGATGAGGACTCTCCGGAGTTTCAGGACTCCGCCTCCGGATCGTTGGATCAGCGGGCCTGGCGGCTGCGCAAGCGTGCGCAGAACCGACTGGGCGTGTACTTCCCCTCGCTGTCCTCGAAGACCATCACCTATAAGGGCATGCTGACCACAGCCCAGCTCGAGCCCTTCTTCCCGGACCTCTCCGATGAGCGGTTCAAGACCACGCTGGGCATCGTCCACTCGCGGTTCTCCACCAACACCTTCCCGTCCTGGCCGTTGGCGCAGCCGATGCGCAACATCGCCCACAACGGCGAGATCAACACGGTCAAGGGCAATCGCAACTGGATGCGCGCCCGGCAGTCGATGATGTCCTCCGAGCTGCTGGGGGAGGACCCCGAGTACCTCTTCCCGATCTGCACTCCCGGTGCCTCGGACTCGGCCTCCTTCGATGAGGCCGCCGAGCTGCTGATGCTCTCCGGACGCCCGCTGTCCCAGGCCATGCGCATGATGATCCCGGAGGCCTGGGAGAACCACAGCACCATGGACCCGAACCTCCGGGCCTTCTACCGCTATCACTCCATGCTCATGGAGGCCTGGGACGGGCCGGCGGCGATCGCCTTCTCCGACGGCCGTCAGGTCGGTGCCGTGCTGGACCGCAACGGTCTGCGCCCGGCCCGCTACTGGGTCACCGATGACGGCCTGGTCGTCCTGTCCTCCGAGGTCGGTGTGATCGACATCGAGCCCTCCACCGTGGTCCGCAAAGGCCGGGTCGCTCCGGGCATGATGTTCCTGCTCGACACGGTCGAGGGGCGCATCATCGAAGATGATGAGGTCAAGTCTGACTTCGCCTCCGCCCAGCCCTGGCAGGAGTGGGTGGATCAGAACCTGATCGATCTGAAGGAGCTGCCCGAGCGCCTGCACGTCCGCCACCCGACCGACTCGGTGCGGCTGCGCCAGCAGACCTTCGGCTACACCCACGAGGAGCTCAAGGTCCTGATCGGACCGATGGCCTCCACCGGCGCCGAGCCGCTGGGCGCGATGGGCACTGACACACCGATCGCCGTGCTCGCGGACCGTCCGCGGCTGCTCTTCGACTACTTCATCCAGAGCTTCGCCCAGGTGACGAACCCACCCCTGGACGCCATCCGCGAGGAGTTGGTGACCTCCCTGGGCCTGCACATCGGGCCCAACGGCAACCTGCTGACCGACGAGCAGGTCAAGTCCAAGCAGGTCGCCCTGGACTTCCCGGTGATCGACAACGATCAGCTGGCCAAGATCGCGAACATCCGCAATGACGAGGGCCAGAAGATCGCGACGAAGATCCGCGGCCTCTACCGGGTGGGCAGCTCCGAGGAGGAGTTCCGCCAGCGCATCCGCGAGATCTGCGAGAAGGTCTCCGCGGCGGTGAACCGAGGCGTCAGCTACATCGTCATCTCGGACCGCGACTCCAACGCACAGTGGGCGCCGATCCCGTCGATGCTGCTGCTCTCGGCCATTCACCATCACCTGCTGAAGTCGGCCAACCGCACCCGTGCTTCGCTGATCGTCGAGGCCGGAGACGTGCGTGAGGTCCACCATGTCGCCTGTCTGATCGGCTACGGCGCAGCCGCGGTGAACCCCTACCTGGCGATGGAGACCGCCGAAGACATGGTCCGCCGTGGTGAGATCAGCAACGTCTCGGAGTCTCAAGCGGTGCACAACCTGCTCACCGCTCTGGGCAAGGGCGTGCTGAAGATCATGTCCAAGATGGGCATCTCCACCGTGGCCTCCTACTGCGGCGCGCAGACCTTCGAGGCCGTGGGCCTGGCCCAGCACGTGGTGGATCAGTACTTCTCCGGCACCCACTCGCCGATGAGCGGCGTCGGGCTGGAGGTGCTGACCAAGGAGATCCAGGAGCGCCACGCCAAGGCCTACCCGCCGGACGGCAACGATCTGGGCCGCGGTGATGAGCTCGAGGTCGGCGGTGAGTACCAGTGGCGCCGCGAGGGCCCGCCGCATCTGTTCAACCCGGAGACCGTCTTCAAGCTTCAGCATTCGACGAAGTCGCGCCGCTACGACATCTTCAAGCAGTACACCAGGGCCGTGGATGATCAGTCCGAGGCTCTGATGACGCTGCGCGGCCTGCTGAAGTTCAAGGCCAAGCGGGACCCGATCCCGATCTCTGAGGTCGAGCCGGTCTCTGAGATCGTCAAGCGGTTCAACACCGGTGCGATGAGCTACGGCTCCATCTCCCAGGAGGCGCACGAGACCCTCGCCGTGGCGATGAACCGTCTGGGCGCGCGCTCGAACACCGGTGAGGGCGGCGAACATCCGGCACGACTGGTGGATCCTGAGCGCCGCAGCGCGATCAAGCAGATCGCCTCGGGCCGGTTCGGTGTGACCAGTCAGTACCTGACCCACGCGGACGATCTGCAGATCAAGATGGCCCAGGGAGCCAAGCCCGGTGAGGGCGGCCAGCTCATGGGCAAGAAGGTCTACCCCTGGGTGGCCGAGACCCGTCACTCCACTCCTGGGGTGTCCCTGGTGTCCCCGCCGCCGCACCATGACATCTACTCCATCGAGGACCTCGCCCAGCTGATCTACGACCTCAAGCGCTCCAACACGGATGCCCGGGTCCATGTGAAGCTGGTCGCGCTCAACGGTGTGGGCACAGTGGCCGCCGGTGTGACCAAGGCGAAGGCCGACGTCGTGCTGATCTCCGGGCACGACGGCGGCACCGGCGCCAGCCCGCTGAACTCGCTGAAGCACGCCGGCGCGCCGTGGGAGCTCGGCCTGGCCGAGGCCCAGCAGACGCTGATGCTCAACGGTCTGCGCGAACGTGTGACCGTGCAGGTGGACGGTCAGCTCAAGACCGGCCGCGATGTGGTCATCGCGGCGCTGCTCGGAGCCGAGGAGTACGGCTTCGCCACTGCGCCGCTGGTGGTCTCGGGCTGCATCATGATGCGCGTCTGCCACCTGGACACCTGCCCGGTGGGCGTGGCCACGCAGAACCCCACGCTGCGCGAGCGCTACACCGGCAAGGCCGACCATGTGGTGAACTTCTTCGAGTTCGTGGCCCAGGAGGTGCGCGAGTACCTGGCTGAGCTGGGCTTCCGCAGCCTGGACGAGGCCATCGGTCACATCGACTCCCTCGACATGGACGATGCCAGGCGGCACTGGAAGACCGAAGGCCTGGACCTGGACTCGGTGGTCGGCGGCTATGACCCCGAGGACCCGGTCACCTCGCAGATGCTGCGCCGGACCGCCGGACAGGACCATGAGTTGGAGAAGCACTTCGACATGGCGCTGATCGAGCAGGCCCAGACGGCCATCCGCCAGGGCCAGCCGGTGCATCTGGAGTCCAAAGTGATCAACACCGACCGCTCCGTGGGCACGATGCTCGGCCACGAGGTCACCAAGGCCCAGGGTCTGAGCACGCTGGAGAACAACACCATCACCGTGGATCTGCACGGGGAGGCCGGCCAGTCCCTGGGTGCCTTCCTGCCCCACGGTGTGACCCTGCGGCTCTCCGGCGACGCCAACGACTATGTCGGCAAGGGCCTCTCGGGCGGTCGGATCGTGGTCCATCCGGATGACTCTGCGCCGCTGGTGGCTGAGGACAACGTCATCGCCGGCAACGTGCTGGGCTATGGCGCGACCTCGGGGGAGATGTTCCTGCGCGGCCAGGTCGGGGAACGCTTCCTGGTCCGCAACTCCGGTGCGACCGCTGTGGTCGAGGGCATCGGCGATCACGGCTGTGAGTACATGACCGGCGGCCAGACGCTGATCATCGGACCCACCGGCCGGAACTTCGGCGCCGGCATGTCCGGCGGCACCGCCTTCGTCCTGGACTTCGAGGAGCAGAAGCTCAACGCTCAGGCCCGCGTCAAGGGTGATCTGCTGCTGCTGACCCCGGATGAGGAGGACCGCCAGATCGTGATGGACCTGCTCCGCCGGCATATCGAGGAGACCGGCTCCGCAGTCGCCGAGCGTCTGCTGGCCGATCCTGATGACACTTTCTCGCGCATCACCAAGGTGCTCCCGCGCGACTACGACGCCGTGCTGCGTGCCCGGTCCGAGGCCCTGGACGAGGGCATCGATCCCGACGGCGACGAGGCATGGCAGAAGATCCTGGAGGTGACCCGTGGCTGA